TGCTGGCCGCGTCCGACTCGGCCGCGCAATTGATGTAACTGAGCAAGACCGAAGCGTTCCGCATGCTCAATCATCATGACAGTTGCATTGGGAACGTCGATGCCGACTTCGATCACGGTTGTGGAAACCAGGATGTCGAGTTCCCCGGCTTTAAAGCAGCGCATGATCGCTTCTTTGTCGGCTGGACGCATTTTTCCATGCAGAACACCGATCCGTTTATCGGGAAAAACCTTCTCCTGCAAGAACTCGGCGCCCTCGGTCGCCGCCATGAGATCGCTTTTCTCTGTCTCTTCAACCAAGGGGTAAACGATGTAAGCCTGCCTGCCTTCGACAAGTTCGTTCCTGATGGTTTGGTAGGCCTGCCGCCGTTGCTGATCGACGATGACTTTAGTGTTAACCGGTTGCCGACCGGGAGGCATCTGGTCAATGACCGATAAGGCCAGGTCGCCGTATACGGTGAGTGCAAGGGTACGTGGAATGGGCGTCGCGGTCATGACCAACAAATCGGGATGCTTCCCCTTTTTGCGCAGGCAAGCCCGCTGCAAGACACCGAAACGATGTTGTTCATCGATGATGCCGAGCCCGAGTGCTGCGAATTCCACATCGTCCTGCAATACTGCGTGAGTACCCACCACCATGTCGACGGTGCTGTTTTTCAGTTGTTGAAGGATTTCACGGCGTTGAGCTGTCGGCGTAGATCCGGTTAAAAAGACGACGCCTAGTCCGAGGGCCTTCATCCAGCCCTGAAATTGAAAAAAGTGTTGCTCTGCGAGAATTTCTGTCGGCGCGACAACGGCCACCTGGGTCCGGTTTTCGATGGCGACCAGAGCGGCCATAAGGGCCACGACCGTTTTGCCGCTGCCGACATCCCCCTGAAGCAAACGATTCATCGGGTGTGGCGACATCATGTCGCGCTTAATTTCCCCCAGCACTCTGCGTTGGGCCTCAGTCAGACGAAATGGCAGCATCCCGGCCAAAGGTTTGGTGTAGATATGATCGAGCTTAAAAGCATGACCTTCTTCGAGTAAAACCCCACGCCGTTTTAAAGCCATGCCGAGTTCGAGATAAAAGAGTTCGTCAAACACCAGGGTCCGTCTCGCCGGACTCATCCCCTCTTCCAGTTCTTTTAATGAGGAATCAGAGGATGGGAAGTGTACCCGCCTGAGAGCATCCGACAACGGCATGAGGTTTTGTCGTTTGCGTATCTCATCAGGAAGCGGAGCCACGACGTATTCGGCATAGCGGTCAACGATCTGTTTCCAGATTTTACGGATGGTTTTTTGGGTCAGTCCTTCGGTAAGAGGATATACCGGGAGAATCCGGCCAAAGCTGAGCGGATCGGATTCCAGCAACGATTGCGGGTCTTGCCCTTCGCGCAGGAAATCGACATCCGGATGATGAATTTCACGGATGGCCCCGAACCTCTTGACTTCACCGTAAAAAATACCTCGACGGCCCAGCGGATACTGCTTTTGTATCCAGGTTTTCCGGTAATGAAACCATTTGAGACTGATGCTGCCACTGCTGTCTCCAACGATAACTTCAAAGAGTTTTCGGCGCGAGCGCGAGGTTGTTTTTTCGGAGGCAGCAAGGACTTCACCGACGAAGATCTCTTTGCAATCCGGTTTTAATTGAGCGATGGGAGTGAGACGGCGACGGTCTTCGTAGCGAAAAGGCAGGGTATAAAGGGCGTGTTCAACAGTGAAAACCCCCATTTTGGCAAATTTTTCGACCAAACGGGGACCAACCCCCCGGATGGTATCCAGGGGAGTTCCAAGAAATTCATGGCATTGCTTGTAAGTGGGCTTAAGGGACATGCCCCCTGCCCTCCTTAGTCGTTGTCGATGGCAGCGTTGAGATCCTTTAACAGGGCATCGACATCAACACCATGGGCATTGGCTCCCTGCTCAAGAGTTTCGAACTTGGCGACCGCGCATCCCAGGCATCCCATCTGATATTTCATAAATACCTGGACGACAGGCT
This DNA window, taken from Syntrophotalea carbinolica DSM 2380, encodes the following:
- the recG gene encoding ATP-dependent DNA helicase RecG, which gives rise to MSLKPTYKQCHEFLGTPLDTIRGVGPRLVEKFAKMGVFTVEHALYTLPFRYEDRRRLTPIAQLKPDCKEIFVGEVLAASEKTTSRSRRKLFEVIVGDSSGSISLKWFHYRKTWIQKQYPLGRRGIFYGEVKRFGAIREIHHPDVDFLREGQDPQSLLESDPLSFGRILPVYPLTEGLTQKTIRKIWKQIVDRYAEYVVAPLPDEIRKRQNLMPLSDALRRVHFPSSDSSLKELEEGMSPARRTLVFDELFYLELGMALKRRGVLLEEGHAFKLDHIYTKPLAGMLPFRLTEAQRRVLGEIKRDMMSPHPMNRLLQGDVGSGKTVVALMAALVAIENRTQVAVVAPTEILAEQHFFQFQGWMKALGLGVVFLTGSTPTAQRREILQQLKNSTVDMVVGTHAVLQDDVEFAALGLGIIDEQHRFGVLQRACLRKKGKHPDLLVMTATPIPRTLALTVYGDLALSVIDQMPPGRQPVNTKVIVDQQRRQAYQTIRNELVEGRQAYIVYPLVEETEKSDLMAATEGAEFLQEKVFPDKRIGVLHGKMRPADKEAIMRCFKAGELDILVSTTVIEVGIDVPNATVMMIEHAERFGLAQLHQLRGRVGRGQHQSYCLLIRSHRCSEDGLRRLDVMEATTDGFKIAEADLEIRGPGEFLGTRQSGLPDFRVANLIRDGRILEQARQEAFSIANDPGFLTSDHYAELRQALKDRWGDRLELASLG
- a CDS encoding DUF1858 domain-containing protein, whose translation is MSDKITKDMKFSEILNYGQPVVQVFMKYQMGCLGCAVAKFETLEQGANAHGVDVDALLKDLNAAIDND